Below is a window of Candidatus Neomarinimicrobiota bacterium DNA.
GCGAATTTATCCGGGCGTGGGGGAAGCTGGGCACGCCGGAAAAAGCTGGCTGGATGATAATCGATACGATGATGAACCTGGAACTGCTGTTCTGGGCTGCGGAAGAGACCGGCAACTGGGAATACTACGATATCGCGTACAAACATGCGCTGACGACCATGCGGGAATCCCTGCGGGATGACGGGTCCTCATATCATGTTATCGAGTTTAATACGGAAACCGGAGCTGTCCAAAAACGCCGCACGCACCAGGGATACCATGACGAATCGACCTGGGCTCGGGGACAGGCCTGGGGGATCTATGGATTTGCAAATGCCTATCGCTACACAGGTGATCAACGGTTTCTTAATATCTCAAAGGCTATGGCGGACTATTTCCTGGCCCATTTGCCAGAAGATCATGTGCCGTACTGGGATCTGAACCTCAGCGGAGAGGATGTAGTTCGCGACGCCTCTGCCGGTGCTATTGCTGCTTCCGGAATGTATCTCCTTGCCGAAAAATCCCAGCGGAAAAAGGATGTGTTAAATTATCGAAATAATGCTCATACCATTGTGAATTCTTTAGTTGAAAAATACCTGTATACCCAAAACGATCGGGAAACCGAGCAGGGTTTGCTGCTGCATTCAGTGTATAATTACCACAAAGATTGGGGCGTGGACGAAGCCAATCCGGCCGGCGATTATTATTTTCTCGAAGCGGTCTATAAGCAGCATCGATTGCAGCGGGAAAAGCATTTTATCAGAGATACCGGGATTAGGACAACCTATAACTTAAACCGGGAATGGTTTTATTCCGAATCCTCGGCTGAGCAGGTGGATGGCCTGTATCCGGCGGCGAATGACTGGGAAAAAGTTGATCTCCCGCATACCTGGAATGTCGGTGATGTCATGGACCCGGAGCCGGGGTACCGCAGGGATGCCGGCTGGTATGAGAAGACCGTATTTATTCCGGCGATGAGTGGGGCGCATCGATATCTGCTATACTTCGAAGGAGCGAATCTGAAAGCCGATGTGTACATCAACAACCAATTAGCGGGTAGCCATATCGGAGGCTATCTTGGGTTTAAATTCGACATCACGGAATTCCTGCAAGCGAATACTGAAAACACAATCCGTGTGCGAGTGGATAACTCGTACGATCCCAAATTGATTCCTTCCCAGAAGTCCGACTTTTTTATCTACGGCGGTCTCACAAGGGATGTCTGGCTGAAAGTGGTATCGAGTGTGTACGTTTCCGATCTGAAGATCAGTACACCCGAAGTATCGGCAGAGTCAGCACAAACCAATGCAGAAGTGTCCATTCGTAATACATCCGAAAATCGGGAGACATTGACCCTTAGCATGCAGATCCTTGATGCGACCGGAAAAGTGGTATCCCAGGATGAAAAACGTGTCCGGATTGGCGGTGGAGAATCTGAAAAAGTAACAGTGGATCTGCCCTCTGTGAGTTCACCAAACCTCTGGTCTCCTGATAGCCCTTACTTATACACTGTGCAGACAGAACTAAGAGATGGCAATGAGCGTATTGACTCCATCTCAGATAAGATTGGGTATCGCTGGTATAAATTTGAGAAAAACGGGCCGTTTTATCTGAACGGAGAACGACTGCTGATTCGCGGAACGCACCGGCATGAAGAACATGCCGGCTATGGAAACGCAATGCCGAACAGACTGCACATCAAGGATATGCAAGCCATCAAGGAAATGGGAGCGAATTACGTCCGGCTGGCCCATTATCCGCAGGAGCCGGCGGTATACGATGCCGCAGATTCCCTTGGATTACTGATTTGGGACGAATTGCCCTGGTGCCGCGGAGGTATAGGCGGACCGGAGTGGCAGGCCAATACGACGCGGCTGTTGAAGGAGATGATCCGGCAGAATTACAATCATCCGAGTATCATTCTCTGGTCGCTTGGAAATGAAGTATACTGGCTGCCGGATTTTGAGGACGGCGGGAATACCGATTCACTGAAAGCCTTTATGACAGAACTGAATGAGCTTGCTCACAATCTGGATCCCGGCCGCTTGACCGCCACAAGGAAGTTTCCCAAAGCCCCGGACATTGTGGATGTCTATTCGCCGTCCATCTGGGCAGGCTGGTATTCCGGCGTGTACAAGAATTACAAGAAGGCACTCGAATCCGCCCGGGAGAAAAATGACCGATTTGTTCACATGGAATACGGCGGCGCGAGCCACAAGGGTCGCCATACCGAACATCCGATTACCGGCGAGGGAATGAAAATTGAGAGTGGCTGGACCGAGAAGCCGAACCAGTACGAGGTGAAGAGCGTGGCCAAGTCAAGCAACTGGACCGAAAACTACATCGTGGATTTGTTTGACTGGCATCTGTATGTCTCAGAGAACACAGATTGGTTTACCGGCAATGCCCAGTGGGCGGTCAAGGATTTCGGGACGCCGCTACGGCCGGAAAACGCCATTCCGTTTGTCAATCAGAAGGGCTTGTTGGACCGTGCTGGCAACCCCAAGGACGCGTATTACGTCTACAAATCGTATTGGACGGACTCACCGAAATTTGCCTATATCGAATCCCACACCTGGACGCATCGCAGTGGACCGAAAGGCGTTGCCAGGGAAGTCACCGTCTATAGCAATTGTGAATCGGTGGAACTGCAACTCAATGGCGAATCATTGGGCAAGAAGGATCGTGACGAGAGCGTCTTCCCTGCCCAGGGATTGATTTGGGAGGTGAATTTCAGGGATGGTGCGAACGAACTCGTTGCTGTAGGATACACAGACGATGAAAAGGTGACAGCTGATTCACTCTCCATCGAATATAGCAATGAGAAAGCCGGGAGCCCGGAGGAGATTGTTATGTCTGCTTCGGAGCTGCCGAATGGCAATGTACTGGTGGAAGCCCTGTTTATCGATGATGAGGGCAGGCGTTGCCTTGATATTAATGACCGGATCTATTTTACGGCGGACGGCAGCGGCCACCTGGTGCCAAACCAGGGGATTATGAATCGCAGTTCGGTGGTCGAGGCAGCGAACGGCCGGGCGGCGATTGAAGTAGTACCGGTGCCGGGTGAACGGACGGTCATCGAGGCCCGCAACCAGGATTTCAAGGGTTCGTACCTGGAGTTAAGCGGCCGTCATGTCATGAAACGAAGTGGATTATAAGCAGAAAATTTAGCGGGAAATAACTATGAATTTGAAATTTGTACGAAGAATTGTCCTCACGACAGTTATTGCTATAGTATTTGTGTCTATACAATCCGAAGGTGTCCAGGCACAGGCACGTATGGACTGGGTGCCTGAAATCCTCGACGGTGACGCGGCAGAATCGGTCTACTTGCCTGATTACTCCTACGCTGGCTATCGCTGGGGAGAAGAGGAATTTCCTGAGTTCAGTACCACCATCGATGTGACTGAATTCGGTGCAGTACCGGATGACGGAGAGAACGATACCGAAGCCATCAAAAAGGCGTTCGAGAAAGCGCATGATATGGATGAACCGGTCACAGTGTACTTACCAAAGGGACAGTACATGCTGACAGAGATCCTCTACATTGAACGGAGTGATTTCATTCTGAAAGGCGCCGGAAGTGGAGAGGATGGCACCATCATTTACAGCCCGCTTCAGTTGACCGAACTGCCGACACCGGATGATCTAAAAGAGCTGGAGGAATACCTGACCACATACAACAAGAAGGAAGACGGCGTGCCGTACTCACTGTATGCCTGGTCCGGTGGATACATATGGCCCCGGGTACCTGGGAAGCGCGTCAAGGCATACATGGAGAAATATAACACCAAACAAAAGGTGCTGACTTCTGCCAGAGATGGAAAACGTGGCAGCCATTGGATGGTAGTACAATCGGGGAAAAAACTGTCAGTTGGTGAAATGTACGAGGTGCATTGGTATAACAAGGAAGGAAAGGCATCGTCCTTAATACAGCATATCTACGATAATCAGGTTAACCAAATAAAAGTGGGGAGCCGTCACTGGGAGAACCCGGATATTCCTCTGGTCTCTCAGCCTGTGACAATAACAAGAATAGCCGGCGATACCGTCTGGACGAAGGCGCCGCTACTCAACGATATTCGACCCGAGTGGGAATGTACGCTTACCGACTGGGAGCACCTGGAAAACGTGGGGATCGAGCATCTTCGGTTCGAGTATCCGTATACGGAATATCGCCTTCATCATGTCGGCCGTGGCTACAGCCCCATGTATCTGACCAGCCTGAGTCACTCCTGGGTAGACGATATTACTGTACACAACGGATCCAACGGAGTGCTCAGCGACGACTGTGCGAACGTCACTATCCGGGATTTTGAGACTACTGGTTCCAAGTATCACTACGCCGTGATGATGGGCGAAGTCCATAATATGCTTGCCGAAGATATCCGTGCCAATGCGGATGCCATGCATTCCATTAGTCTGAATACGGGAGCGACCAACTGCGTCTTCACCGATTGTCAGTTGAATGTGAACCCCACGATGGACCAGCATTCCGGAATTAATTATCAAAACCTGTTCGAGGAAATCTATGTAGAGGAACCGGACAAGTCCCACCGGTATATCGACGACGGCGGCGCTGGCTACTGGAAACCATCGCACGGCGCGTTTACCACGTTTTGGAATATTGAGGTGAATTATACCTTCGAACATCCATCTGACGAAACAATTACTGTACAGGGAGTGCAGGATGGCCCCTCTGCTCGTATCATTGGGCTGAACGCCAACTATCCGGTAGAAATCGATTATAAACCCAATTCGTATATCGAGGGGACAAACCGCACAGATTTGAATATTCCCTCGTTGTATCAGTATCAACTTGAGCAGAGATTGCATCGATAATTTTCAACGAAACCGAGCTGATTTTATGCGAAGACTAATGCGCAATTTATCTCTATTTATTGTCATGGCTGGGGTTACTCTTCTGTATTCCACGGATGTCTCCGCCAATGATAATCTGACCAAGACTCTCATTCAGATTGAAAAGAAACGGGTCATCACCCAGGCTGATCAGTTCATGGATGAAGGTCCAATCACCATTTCTGCCCATGTAGCCGAGCGAAGCGCCGGCGGTATCCATGATTTTTATTCCGAGGGCGATTACTGGTGGCCGGATCCGGATCAGCCGGACGGACTGCCGTATATCCGGAAAGACGGGATGACCAATCCGGAGATTTTTGTAAAACATCGCCAGGTGATGCGTCGGTTTAGCATACATGTGGGCGCTTTAGTGTCGGCATATGTGATAACCGGGAAGAATGAATACGCAAACAAGGCAATTGAGCACCTGCGGGCGTGGTTTGTCACCGATTCAACCATGATGAACCCGAATCTGAACTACGCCCAGGCTATTCCCGGTCGAACAAAGGGCAGGGGAGTCGGCATCATCGATACCATCCACCTGATAGAGATCGCCCGCGCCATTTCAATACTGGAGAACCGGGGCGAACTGAATTATACCGATGCCATCGGAATCAAGCGCTGGTTTGCGTCGTATCTTGACTGGCTGACCACCAGCGTGAACGGAATCGATGAGATGGAGCGAGAGAATAACCACGGCACGTGGTGGGTGGCGCAGGTTGCTGAATTCGGTCGGTTAATAGACTCGACGCCAGTACTGGAGTTCTGTCGCGAGCGGTATAAATCTGTGTTGCTCCCAAACCAGGTCTCGCCGGAAGGGAAATTCCCGCTGGAGCTGGAGCGAACCAAACCGTATAACTATTCGCTCTTCAATTTTGACGGTCTGGCGCTGATCTGCCATATCGCATCCACGCCGGAGGATAATCTCTGGACATACGAAACGGAGAGTGGCGCAGGAATGAAGAATGTGGTGGAGTTCTTGTATCCGTTTATCAAGGATAAGTCCAATTGGCCGTACGAACCTGATGTGATGTACTTTGACGAATGGCCGATGCGTCAGCCGGGACTCTTGTTTGCCGGATTAGCGTATGACCGGGAAAAATACATCGAACTCTGGAAGCAATTACCGGCAGAGCCGGAAACCCAGGAAGGGATACGCAACTTCCCGATCCGGTATCCGTTGCTGTGGGTTAATACAAATTAAACATAATGAGGGTTAGTATGGACAGACTACAAATAGTAGAAGCGATTGAGGAAAGCGGCGTTGTCGCAGTCATCAGACTGAGCGACACGGACTTACTTCGCGAGATTATCGACGCATTAGCCGATGGCGGTATGCGAGCCATTGAAATCACGATGACGACACCAGATGCGATCGAAGTCATCCGGGAAACGGCTCAGTCTGTCCCGGACGACTTCATCATCGGCGCAGGAACGGTGCTCGATGCAGAGACGGCCCGACAGGCAATCCTGGCCGGGGCCGAATTCATAGTCAGTCCGGTGACCGATAAAACAGTTATCGAGATGGCTCACCGATATGATAAAGCGGTCGTACCGGGAGCCTTCACCGCCACGGAAATCCTGCAGGTGTGGGAATGGGGCGCCGACGTGGTTAAAGTTTTTCCCGCGACCGCTGTTGGCCCCAAATATTTCAAAGATATCCACGGACCTTTACCCCAGGTGAAGTTGTCGCCGACCGGGGGAGTGAATCTGGACAATGCGGCAGAGTTTGTGAAACATGGCGCCCGGTTCCTCGGAGTTGGCTCTGCACTGCTCGATAAAAAGATGATAGCTGAGAAGGACTGGGAAGGCCTGGCTGCTCATGCGAAAAAATTTATTACCGAGGTAGAAAAAGGTCGGCAAAGCAAATAATTAGTATATGTAATTAAGTATGATTAGGAGAAGAGACGGAGTATAGATATGGCGAAAAAAATAGTCACATTCGGCGAAATTATGTTGCGGCTTGCGCCGTATAATTACGAAAGAATCGTTCAGGCGGGAAGCTTCCAGGTGATTTATGGCGGGGGCGAAGCTAACGTGGCCGTTTCCCTGGCACACTATGGGAACGAGACCTGGTTCGTCACGCGTTTGCCGGAACATCAGGTCGGACAGGCAGCTTTGAACGCCCTTCGCAGATACGGTGTTAACACAGAATATATCCTCCGGGGCGGAGAACGACTGGGGATCTATTTTCTTGAACATGGGGCATCCGTCCGTCCATCGAAGGTGATCTATGATCGCTCGAATTCGGCAGTATCACAATTACAGCCCGGGGATATCGACTGGAGTGAAGTATTCGAAGGAAAGGACTGGTTCCACGTCACAGGTATTACGCCGGCATTAGCGGCAAACTGCGCGGAGGCGAGCGTTGAGGCGGCGAAAGTGGCAAAAGAAGCCGGTTTAACTGTGAGCACCGATCTGAACTACCGCAGCAAGCTCTGGAGCAAAGAAGAGGCGAAGGAGACCATGACCAAACTCGTGGAATATGTCGACGTTGTGGTTGCAAACGAGGAAGATGCTGCTGACACCTTCGGCATCATGGCGGAAGAGACCGACGTGACCACTGGCGAGCTCGATCTGGAGCATTACAAATCGGTGGCGGAGCAGCTGAGAGATTACTGCAATGCAGAAGTGGTTGCGATCACGCTGCGAGAGAGCATTTCCGCCTCGGATAACGGCTGGTCAGCCATGCTGTATGACGGTGAAAAACTCTATCAGAGCAAGAAATACGACCTGCATCTGGTCGACCGTGTCGGCGGCGGCGACTCATTCTGTGCCGGACTTATCCACGGACTGATTTCGGAATGGGATAAACAGAAATCACTCGAATTCGCAGTCGCAGCTTCGGGTATGAAGCAGACCATTCCCGGTGATAAAAACTTGGTAACCGAATCGGAAGTGCTGCATATCTCCCAGGGAGATACCTCCGGACGAGTGCAGAGATAATGTAAATGCAGGCGATTTGTATAGGGAAAACAACGAATGACAACCATTAAAAGATTACGAAAATTTGTTGTAATACTTCCGTTGGTACTGCTTTGCTTTGCGACCAGCGTCAACGCGGAAACCATCACTGTGAATAGCCTCCCGGCGCTGGTCTCTGCCGCTGGAAACGCTGAAGATGGAGATATAATCGTCTTGCGGGACAGCACCTATTATGCGACCGGTGAGATCGACTTTGAAGACATCTATGGGAATGTGAACGATACAATCACCATCAAATCTGAGACCGTTGGCGGAGCCGTCATCGATGGTGTCAGCGGTTTTAAGGTCCATGATTGTGCATACCTGAAATTCGATGGATTCAAATTCGTTCATGCCGCAGAGGATAAGTCTTTCGCTATCTACGGCTCACAGTCCATTCGGGTAACAAATTGTACGTTCGATCTTGAAGAGAACGGCTCGAAGAATTACTGGCTGTATGCCAGTGGGACCATGCCTAATGGTGAGGCCCCGCATCATATCCGCTTTGACCATAACGACTTCTACGAGAAGTACGATGAGGGCTGTTTTATTGTGGTGTACGGTCCCAGTGACGATATAACCAAGCATGTCCGCATCGACCACAATCGGTTTCGCGGGCACTATTTCACCGGCAGTAACGGCGGGGAAGCCATCCGGTTCGGCGACAGTAACCGGCAAAACCATTCCTCATATGCGATAATCGAGTCGAATCTGTTCGAGAACTGTGAGGGCGATCCTGAAGTAATTTCCTTTAAGACCACCAACGGCATCATTCGCCGGAATACATTGAGCGGATGTAACGGCAGCATTACGCTTCGTCATGGTGACAGCTGCCGGGTGGAAAGTAACTACATCATGAACGGGGATGGCGGCATCCGGTTCTACGGTGACAATCAGGAGATTATCGGCAATTATATCTTTAATAACGATAACATCAAGCCAAGTGGTGAGGCCTCCAGCGCCAGAGGTGCGCTGGTAGTTGGAGGCGGAGATGTTGATGATCTGGCGAATGGTGAGAATACCTACGACCGGCCGAGTAATTGTCTGGTGGCTTACAATACGCTGGCCTATAACCTTGGAAAGAATCTGGATATAGGCGTCTTCGGTGGAAACTATGCCCCCGAAAATCTCCGGGTGATGAATAACCTCATTATCAGTGATGAGGAAGAACTCGTCACTTACTCGATGACTCCCGAAAATCCAACATTTGAAGGCAATGTGTTGTGGGGGACTGCAGACCGGGGCGATATGCCCGGCAGCGGATACACAGAGGTCGATCCTGACATAACCGATGATGCATTCCAGGTGTACCACCTGAATTCAAGCAGTCCCTTGATTAACGCGGCGGTTCCGATTCCGGATTTAGCCTATGCCACGGATATCGATGGCCAGCCTCGGGATGACTTCGACATTGGCAGCGACGAGTCTTCATTTGAACCGGCAGTTCATCGGCCACTATCGCCGCTGGATGTAGGCCCGGTCGAGGGCGATTCTACCGGCGGTCCGGATATCTACTGTGACACGGTGGATGACATTTATGCCGCTCTCCAAAACGCCAGTCCGGGGGACCGAATTATTCTGGCGCCCGGCACCTATGAGGGTGACAATAGTGACAGCGGTGAGAGCAGAGCAATCTTTTATGCGAGTGTTGACGGGACAGCTGAAGAACCCATCCAACTAATAAGTCAGTATCCTGATAACAAGGCAGTACTCAGGGGCGAAACAATGGAGCACCACTATGTGCTGTACATAACCGGGGATCACTGGATTGTCGACGGACTTGAACTGACCAATGGGAACAAGGGAGTTATGATGGATAACTCTCATTACACCACACTGAGGAACCTCGACGTGTACGGCATTGGTCAGGAGGGGATCCATCTCCGTGATGGTAGTGCTCATAATCTGGTGGAAGATAGCCATGTTTATGAAACGGGATTGGTAATTCCGGATTACGGTGAAGGCGTGTACGTCGGATCGGATGACGGGAAATGGGATACGTTTGAATACGATGACAACTACAACATTATCAGAAACTGTGTCATCGGGCCGAACGTAAGCGCAGAATCGGTGGATATCAAGGAGGGCACAGTCGGGACGATCATCGAATACTGCACTTTTAATGGCACTGGCATAACGGGAGAACATTACGCTGACAGTTTCATCGATGCCAAGGGCGACAGCGCAATTATCCGTTACAATACAGGATATCGGAACGGCAATGCCAATATCACGGACGCATTTCAGGTCCATGAACATACGGATGGCTGGGGATTCGGCAATGATTTTTACGGGAATGAATTATATCTGGATACGAGTGCCCCGTATGTCATTGATGTCTCATCCGGGTCGGCGATGGCGAGCGATAACATTCGACATCCGTCCGGTAATATGTATAAAGGCAATGTGTATGTGTACAGTGGCGAGCTTATGCAGGCGATCCTCTCTTCCAATGATGTGACAGCCAGTAGCGATGATGGCAATATTCCGGAGAACACTCTTGATGGAGATTACGATACTCGGTGGTCTGCGGAGGGGGATGGCGAATGGATTCAATACGATCTCGGCAGTGAATTTGCCGTGGCCGATGCCCGGTTCGCATTTTTTAACGGCGATAATCGAACGTCATATTTCGATATCCAGGTTTCGTCGGATGGCGAATCCTGGGAGTCCGTTCTGGAAAATGCATCCAGCAGCGGTTATACCAATGAACTCCAATCGTTCGACCTGGATGAAAGTCGTGGGCGGTACGTTCGCTACGTCGGACATGGAAATTCAATCAACGAGTGGAACAGTATCACAGAGACAGAGATCTGGGTTCGCATCGAAACCGGGATTCACTCAGATGAACAAACAGCCCTTGCAAATGAATTCTATCTAGGAGATAACTATCCGAACCCGTTCAATCCGGTGACCTCGATGGAGTTTCAATTGCCCGCAAGTGGTCATGTTGAATTAACTGTTTACAACGCCCGTGGGCAGCAGCTACGCGCACTCATCGCCGGAGAGATGACCGCTGGCGTGCACCGGGTTCGCTTCGACGGGAATGATTTGCCATCAGGGATATACTTCTATGTTCTTCGAACAGAGAATAAAGTGATGAGCAAAAAGATGGTGCTCCTGAAATGATGTGTTACAATAAATACCCCCGGATGCTTTTTGCAACGATCTGCGTAGCGTTGATTTCATTCATCACTACCTCTTTTGCCCAGGATACTGTGGCAATAGCGACTTCCTTTGAGCTGGGAGAGACGCCGGAGTATCAACTGGGAAGCATCCATGGACAAAACGGGTGGCTGGTCTCCAGCGGCGCGGGGAGTGTTGTTGAGGATCCACCATATGCATACAACTCTGACCGTGGATTACAGATTGGAGCGTCTGGCAGTGCTTTGAAAATTGCTCACACCGCATTCAGCGCATCCCAAGCCGGGCTGTCCGGTATAGTCTACTTTGATATGCAGGTCAAAGTGAACTCCATTTCCGGAAACCCGGTCACAATGAACGGCTATGACCTGTTTGGCGGAAGCCATAAGCGGACATTTGTGGTGGATTTTACCATCCCATCCGGCGGAAACGGTTCGGTCCGTGGCTACAGTGATTGGCATACAAATCAGATAGGAACATATTCAACTGGCGAGTGGGTCCGAGTATCAGGGAAGGTGAATTATAGCAACGCTATCTATCAGATTTTGGTAGACGGTGAGGGCGGACAATCGCTGGATTTCAGAGAATCTTATACGCCGGACAGAACAGGAGGGGTAAAAGAGTATCATCAACTCCTCTTTAATTTCGGCTCCGATGATGAGACTGGGACCACCGACTTCGCTGTGGACAGTATTTATATTGGTACATCACCTCTCCCGGATCTGAACTTCCCGCCGCTTGATATCGAGCATACTGTAGAAGTAACCCAGCCCGTCGTTGGTGAAATAACGCTCGATCCGCCGGGACCGGTCTTCCAGGACAGCGCTGAGGTGACCGCGACACTGACGCTGCCCGACGGATATATGAACAACGGCTGGACCGGTGATCTGAGCGGAACCGAACTCACCAAAACGTTTTTTGTGACGCAATCCATGGAAATAAGCGCGGATGTGGGCGTCGATTTCGACTCACCACCGCCGTTATATCTGGTTACGGTTATCCAGCCTGACACCGGGTATATAACACTTGACCCCACCGGGACTGAATTTTATAAACATACACCCGTTACAGCAACCCTGACTGTACCGGCTGGCTATATCAATCTTGGTTGGACCGGCGATTTATCTGGTACTGCCCTTACGCAGGAGTTTCGTGTCCTTTCCGAGATGACCCTCAGCGCTGAGGTCGCACAGGATACCTCTGAGCCCGAAATTATTTATGTCTCCACTGATGACGGATTCGTGGGTGCCGTGGATGAGGCTGGGCCCGGCGATATCATCGAAGTGGCGCCCGGTTACTATGATGTCAGCCTGACGATGGAAAACAGTGGCACACCGTCCGCTCCTATCATAATCAGATCGGAGCAGAGAGGGGAAGCCGAACTTGGCGGTGATTCCCGGATGGATCTAAGTCAGGTAGGATATTTAACAATCGAAGGTTTTGAGTTTACCACCTCCGCCTACACCGCGATTAAACTGCAAGCCTGCCATAACATTCGAATCACGCGCAATACGTTCCGGCTGAACGAGTCCGGTTCGGCAAAGTGGATTTTGATCGGCGGCATTTGGGATGATCCAAACGCAACAAGTCATCACAATCGTGTCGACCATAATCTGTTCGATGAGAAGCATCAGCTGGGGAACTGTATTACCATCGATGGGCAGGACGATCCTGTCTACCAGGTAAGCCAATACGATCGGATTGATCATAACTATTTTCGTAATATCGGTCCCCGACACGAGAACGAAATGGAGACCATCCGCATCGGCTGGAGTGAAATGTCCATGTCCAGTGGATACGCAGTGGTAGAGTACAATTTGTTTGAGAATTGTGACGGTGATCCAGAGATCATTTCGGTGAAATCGTGCGACAATACCGTGCGCTACAATACCTTTCGCCGAAGCCAGGGAACCGTCGCGTT
It encodes the following:
- a CDS encoding discoidin domain-containing protein — encoded protein: MTTIKRLRKFVVILPLVLLCFATSVNAETITVNSLPALVSAAGNAEDGDIIVLRDSTYYATGEIDFEDIYGNVNDTITIKSETVGGAVIDGVSGFKVHDCAYLKFDGFKFVHAAEDKSFAIYGSQSIRVTNCTFDLEENGSKNYWLYASGTMPNGEAPHHIRFDHNDFYEKYDEGCFIVVYGPSDDITKHVRIDHNRFRGHYFTGSNGGEAIRFGDSNRQNHSSYAIIESNLFENCEGDPEVISFKTTNGIIRRNTLSGCNGSITLRHGDSCRVESNYIMNGDGGIRFYGDNQEIIGNYIFNNDNIKPSGEASSARGALVVGGGDVDDLANGENTYDRPSNCLVAYNTLAYNLGKNLDIGVFGGNYAPENLRVMNNLIISDEEELVTYSMTPENPTFEGNVLWGTADRGDMPGSGYTEVDPDITDDAFQVYHLNSSSPLINAAVPIPDLAYATDIDGQPRDDFDIGSDESSFEPAVHRPLSPLDVGPVEGDSTGGPDIYCDTVDDIYAALQNASPGDRIILAPGTYEGDNSDSGESRAIFYASVDGTAEEPIQLISQYPDNKAVLRGETMEHHYVLYITGDHWIVDGLELTNGNKGVMMDNSHYTTLRNLDVYGIGQEGIHLRDGSAHNLVEDSHVYETGLVIPDYGEGVYVGSDDGKWDTFEYDDNYNIIRNCVIGPNVSAESVDIKEGTVGTIIEYCTFNGTGITGEHYADSFIDAKGDSAIIRYNTGYRNGNANITDAFQVHEHTDGWGFGNDFYGNELYLDTSAPYVIDVSSGSAMASDNIRHPSGNMYKGNVYVYSGELMQAILSSNDVTASSDDGNIPENTLDGDYDTRWSAEGDGEWIQYDLGSEFAVADARFAFFNGDNRTSYFDIQVSSDGESWESVLENASSSGYTNELQSFDLDESRGRYVRYVGHGNSINEWNSITETEIWVRIETGIHSDEQTALANEFYLGDNYPNPFNPVTSMEFQLPASGHVELTVYNARGQQLRALIAGEMTAGVHRVRFDGNDLPSGIYFYVLRTENKVMSKKMVLLK
- a CDS encoding T9SS type A sorting domain-containing protein; this translates as MAIATSFELGETPEYQLGSIHGQNGWLVSSGAGSVVEDPPYAYNSDRGLQIGASGSALKIAHTAFSASQAGLSGIVYFDMQVKVNSISGNPVTMNGYDLFGGSHKRTFVVDFTIPSGGNGSVRGYSDWHTNQIGTYSTGEWVRVSGKVNYSNAIYQILVDGEGGQSLDFRESYTPDRTGGVKEYHQLLFNFGSDDETGTTDFAVDSIYIGTSPLPDLNFPPLDIEHTVEVTQPVVGEITLDPPGPVFQDSAEVTATLTLPDGYMNNGWTGDLSGTELTKTFFVTQSMEISADVGVDFDSPPPLYLVTVIQPDTGYITLDPTGTEFYKHTPVTATLTVPAGYINLGWTGDLSGTALTQEFRVLSEMTLSAEVAQDTSEPEIIYVSTDDGFVGAVDEAGPGDIIEVAPGYYDVSLTMENSGTPSAPIIIRSEQRGEAELGGDSRMDLSQVGYLTIEGFEFTTSAYTAIKLQACHNIRITRNTFRLNESGSAKWILIGGIWDDPNATSHHNRVDHNLFDEKHQLGNCITIDGQDDPVYQVSQYDRIDHNYFRNIGPRHENEMETIRIGWSEMSMSSGYAVVEYNLFENCDGDPEIISVKSCDNTVRYNTFRRSQGTVALRHGNRNTVDGNFFFGEGKSGTGGVRVYGDDHRIFNNYFQGLTGTRWDAAITLTNGDYDSGSDYTAHWRINRAEISNNTLVNNLHNIEIGFTNNGNYGKPPRDVVIADNLAYGVQNELIKVYTGPINMTYSGNIMYPDSAATLGISATGDEVSTVNPELQMNGAFYRPMTGSPVIDAGVGLYDYVSDDMDGQPRDESPDVGADEFSQEPMLRRPLTPDDVGPDAGMTGIEEPEEKSIPTRIGLLRSYPNPFNGGTVITFQLERSQPLAVEIYDIRGRLLTTLADRSFSEGIHSINWIPHDLPSGMYFCRIFNKSFQSQHKLIYLK